One Stratiformator vulcanicus genomic window, CCCTGTCGCGGGGGCGGATGTCGACCGCGGTCGATCGCCCGAAGGAGTGTCCGACTTGAATCTCAATGCGCTGATCGAGACGAGCGGCGAGTGGCTTCGCGGCGGCGGACCGGAATCCGACATTGTCGTATCGAGCCGGATTCGACTCGCGAGAAATCTCGCCCAATTCCCCTTTCCGATTCGCGCCAGCGATGCGGTGAAAGCGGAAGTCTCAGAGCTGCTGTGCAACCGGCTGCTTGACCTCGATTTCGGGCCTCAGCTTTATTCGCTCGATGTCGGAGATCTGAACGAAGTCGACCGGCAGTTTCTTGTCGAGCGACAGCTCATCAGCCGCGAATTGTCTGACGGCGTTGGGCCGCGCTGCGTGTGCATCAGTCGCGAAGAGAACCTCAGCGTGATGGTCAACGAGGAAGACCATCTTCGCGTTCAGGTTCTGCACAGCGGGTTCTCACTGGGCGATACTTGGTCGCAAATCAGTGAGTTGGACGACAATATCGAACAGCACGTGACATACGCGTTCAGCGACCGATTTGGCTATCTGACATCCTGCCCGACCAACTGCGGCACCGGCATTCGCGTCAGCGTCATGCTGCACTTGCCGGCGCTAGTGCTCACAAAAGAAATTCAGAAAGTCTTTCAGGCCCTTCAGAAGATCAGCCTTGCCGTCCGCGGCCTCTATGGCGAAGGCAGTCAGGCGATGGGTGACTTCTATCAGGTCTCCAACCAGGTCACGCTCGGCAAGAGCGAGCAGCAGATCATCGAGAACGTTCAGGAAGTGATCCCGAACATCATCGCCTACGAACGTCGGGTGCGTAACAAGCTGGTCAGCGAAAACAGGCGGAATCTGCACGACCAGATCGCTCGGGCCTATGGCATTCTTCGCAACGCTCAAACCATCAGCAGCGAAGAGACGATGCACCTGCTTTCAAGCGTCCGCATGGGCGTGAATCTCGGACTGATCGATGAACTCGAGATGGCGACGGTCAACGAAATGTTGATCCAGACGCAGCCTGCTCACCTGCAGAAATTGCGTGGTGAAGACCTGCAATCGGCCGAGCGGAACGTCGCGCGAGCTTCATACCTCCGCGAGCGGCTGACCGGCGACTTCACCGGCTGATCCGACACCGTCGTTAGACCCGCCGTCCGACGTCAACGGGCGATCTGCTACTCGACGGAGACGCCGGTGAAATACTTCGGCTCATTCCCCTGCTTCCACTTAATGTTGCAGCCGATGCTCGGCGATTGATCTTCCGGCACCGACTCGCCCGCCAACACCTGATCGCAGGCAGCCCGTAAATCTTTGCCCGTGATCGGCTTGTCATTGCCCGGTCGGCTGTCGTCGAATTGGCCGCGATAGACAAGCTTGTGCTCGGCGTCGAACAGGAAGAAGTCAGGCGTGCAGGCGGCTGTGTACGCCTTGGCGACTTCCTGCGTTTCGTCGTAGAGATAGGGGAACGAATAACCGACGGCAAGAATCTCTTCCGCCATTTTTTCGGGACTGTCGGCTGGGTAATTCTCGACGTCGTTCGAACTGATTCCGACGACGTTAATTCCTTTCATGCGGTATTCGTCCGCGAATTTCGCGAGATCGGTGTTGAGGTGTTTCACGAACGGGCAGTGATTGCAGATGAACATGACCAGCAGCGGATTGCCGCTCAAATCGGCACGCGACGTGACCTGACCGGTCGGATCGGGAAGCGAAAAGTCGGGCGCTTCGGTACCAAGCGGGAGCATCGTAGAGGCGGTCTTGACCATCGGGAGAACCTTTGGGCATCTGAGGGTAAAGAAATCGAAGCCGACGATTTAAAACGCTTTGCCAAGTGCGACCGCTGTCAGTAGACGCGGACGTCGTCGACTGAAATTGTCTCGGAGTTAGCAAGGATTGACGACATTCGAACCTACAGAGCCAGCCGTCCGAGTTCAATCGGTCAAATTAGCCCTGCGGTTCTGAATGATCGCGATCGCTGAAGGCATCCGGTAATCCCTCGCTGCCGATTACTTGCCGCCGTGATAGCGATCGATGAGTGCCGGGATAAGAGGTTGGGGCACAAATTGCTCCAGACGGTCCGCGACCGCTCTTCCGCCGAAGCGGGCAATCTGTTTGATCAGCGTGCTGGAGACGTGCGAATAGCGTTCGTTGGCCATCAGGAATACGGTCTCGATTCGCGGCTCTAATGTCCGATTCGTGAGGGACATCGTCAGTTCCAGTTCAATGTCCATCAGGCTTCGCACGCCGCGAAGCAGAACTCCCGCGCCAATCTTTCGGACGAATTCAACCGACAGCCCCTCAAATGTTTCAATTGAGACTTCGGGAAGATCACCACAGACATCCGTCAGCATTGCCGCCCGCTCGTTCGGCTCGAACAAGGCTTCCTTGTCGGGATTGCGTCCGATCCCGACCGTCAGCCGATCGAAGATTTCAGCCCCGCGATGAATGATGTCGACGTGCCCCAACGTCACGGGATCGAAACTGCCGACGTACACCGCATGTCTTTTGTCTAAATCGTCAGCCACTGCTTACCCTCATCTCTCTTCAACGAACCTCAGCAACGAGAACAACCTGCCGTTCCGGCAGATGATCTCGTGATCGGCGTCACAAACCGGGCGGACATTCGTGCATTGCTGTTGAGTTCTCCGCCCGCGCAGCGTCTTTAAATCGAATTCAAATAACAACTTACACCGCGGCTCTGGATGGATGACTTGAAAGGTACATCAGTTGCTCCCT contains:
- a CDS encoding protein arginine kinase: MNLNALIETSGEWLRGGGPESDIVVSSRIRLARNLAQFPFPIRASDAVKAEVSELLCNRLLDLDFGPQLYSLDVGDLNEVDRQFLVERQLISRELSDGVGPRCVCISREENLSVMVNEEDHLRVQVLHSGFSLGDTWSQISELDDNIEQHVTYAFSDRFGYLTSCPTNCGTGIRVSVMLHLPALVLTKEIQKVFQALQKISLAVRGLYGEGSQAMGDFYQVSNQVTLGKSEQQIIENVQEVIPNIIAYERRVRNKLVSENRRNLHDQIARAYGILRNAQTISSEETMHLLSSVRMGVNLGLIDELEMATVNEMLIQTQPAHLQKLRGEDLQSAERNVARASYLRERLTGDFTG
- a CDS encoding thioredoxin family protein, translated to MVKTASTMLPLGTEAPDFSLPDPTGQVTSRADLSGNPLLVMFICNHCPFVKHLNTDLAKFADEYRMKGINVVGISSNDVENYPADSPEKMAEEILAVGYSFPYLYDETQEVAKAYTAACTPDFFLFDAEHKLVYRGQFDDSRPGNDKPITGKDLRAACDQVLAGESVPEDQSPSIGCNIKWKQGNEPKYFTGVSVE
- the coaD gene encoding pantetheine-phosphate adenylyltransferase, with the protein product MADDLDKRHAVYVGSFDPVTLGHVDIIHRGAEIFDRLTVGIGRNPDKEALFEPNERAAMLTDVCGDLPEVSIETFEGLSVEFVRKIGAGVLLRGVRSLMDIELELTMSLTNRTLEPRIETVFLMANERYSHVSSTLIKQIARFGGRAVADRLEQFVPQPLIPALIDRYHGGK